From the Quercus lobata isolate SW786 chromosome 6, ValleyOak3.0 Primary Assembly, whole genome shotgun sequence genome, one window contains:
- the LOC115994226 gene encoding heavy metal-associated isoprenylated plant protein 19-like: protein MGKKKKKDEVPDKVVVVEYKVSMYCNACERTVAKAISKCKGVEKFTTDMKKHRVVVTGRIDPQKILKKLKKKTGKKVEIIVKKEGASKESNEGVSKLDSNPPILFDCCKDDEWLMMFSDENPNACSIM, encoded by the exons atgggaaagaaaaagaaaaaagacgaAGTACCCGATAAG GTTGTTGTTGTCGAATACAAAGTGTCAATGTATTGTAATGCATGTGAAAGAACCGTTGCCAAAGCCATCTCCAAATGTAAAG gGGTGGAGAAATTTACGACAGACATGAAGAAACACAGGGTTGTGGTGACAGGTCGGATTGATCCACAAAAGATTCtgaagaaattaaagaagaaaacaggCAAGAAAGTAGAGATTATAGTTAAGAAGGAAGGTGCATCAAAAGAATCTAATGAGGGGGTTTCAAAACTTGATTCTAACCCAccaattttgtttgattgttgcAAAGATGACGAATGGTTAATGATGTTTAGCGATGAGAACCCAAATGCATGTTCCATCATGTAG